One genomic window of Monodelphis domestica isolate mMonDom1 chromosome 1, mMonDom1.pri, whole genome shotgun sequence includes the following:
- the LOC103095784 gene encoding uncharacterized protein LOC103095784, translated as MREGTLASQGAGSLLWPSATPDQAPATDSSGSNKGDLPEYPPGMFEGAGPEPRGQWPGLVVIVICSLWASASLALATSTSHQQGLFSAPFTRTLAGHPPGGFSRSSPVKNGMNQSLVTRAVPQHPEVPTGKTLATGTSSSSLVIPEGSEDKGASWRSVDWQKKTLFSSLSSRLSSLSFGSRLPAQVKTLHAKAAPSLKPPTEILALGPPKDQAETSLTQVNQMDNFLTTEQPPSSQTPASELLGMWGSTESGVLQDDDRTELRHPSLSTESTPPAPTSEVQLSMKSNSRVLSLPEYEFSFALSSSKEALVSKGTYPSPEPAQAAKTRSLPEEARKAIGATTFPSLGASWGRETQSHVPKISRSLSPHNSERNPIEKTKSTTAIPAISSWPIRSRLYSRGPKKAASTSKDSFPIKSLNHIGISAIPPPTRPPDHSPRVIGPNLEFLATNKENEGYSQMRGHRRLAGSSDSILQQGIPIERYRLLSRPITSPGVFESTSTDVDASSDLGLLSLPPRALDAVRENIFFVREPVEKVSATPLDEDTPKPSSPSRLASTASSLDKAAFLTFSLSSKSLVSFPLNAPEPGMPVVTWASHGSTAHPDAHRYEWSRTKPSLDQPHPKMTSPRQIFLARTKSSGSRRVLTVNPQPIPGREGLLDFLTSGVVGGPSLELPTSTPMLQKIPIWRRRDSQPRSGFLVHRLPLHFRLSQISYHPLLANEQSAHFKRLKWEVTLTFRRMLSHMNGFQEISILKFFNGSVFVQSEVEVEGDPIPTSSDLIRSIVSMVRQKMDTHFSWRVDLSSLYSNGYGIENLEPEKLSITFMVPRFGSQLDGEDYQHLLDNLKDQVIQDVGKLYPVVKFSVLHVRETQGKLLVGSEVYIHNQAWADVRHVLQALTGLANQSVDLSSLTVAGSHLDLQLLPISFHVTNRKLKKSVWEPLCPEHQTLFRELSMVVKRALSRHRSLLQVIMQDCLSDYFKCKCVGELLFETPKPTPKSLLKTLLASVDSGGHLALSAFQVDPGSFCIAGENLEFPPRSKNISSIFVVITILCLLSFFTIFILIIQSVKLRCVRGCWHRGTFSLQAYQMPKDLLELRSPLERSGQQDEKPTIGTGNHDFEGTSEEDFGSSSSKETIHFHTRTS; from the exons ATGAGAGAGGGGACTCTGGCCAGCCAAGGAGCAGGCTCACTTCTGTGGCCTTCTGCCACCCCTGACCAAGCTCCCGCCACAGACTCTTCAGGATCGAACAAAGGTGATCTACCAGAATATCCCCCTGGGATGTTCGAAGGGGCTGGCCCAGAGCCCAGGGGTCAGTGGCCTGGACTAGTGGTCATCGTGATCTGCTCCCTCTGGGCTTCTGCCTCCTTGGCCCTGGCCACCTCCACTTCACACCAACAAGGGCTTTTCTCAGCCCCCTTTACTCGGACACTCGCTGGACATCCCCCAGGGGGCTTCTCTAGGTCCAGCCCAGTGAAAAATGGCATGAATCAATCCCTAGTCACAAGGGCTGTCCCTCAGCATCCCGAGGTCCCAACAGGAAAGACATTGGCCACTGgaacttcttcctcctcccttgtGATTCCTGAAGGTTCAGAAGACAAGGGGGCTTCCTGGCGGTCAGTAGACTGGCAGAAGAAGACTCTTTTCTCCTCACTCTCCTCACGGCTCAGTTCTCTAAGTTTCGGGTCAAGGCTTCCCGCCCAAGTTAAGACTTTGCATGCCAAGGCAGCCCCAAGTCTCAAGCCCCCCACAGAAATCTTGGCTCTGGGTCCCCCGAAAGATCAGGCTGAGACATCCCTCACCCAAGTTAACCAAATGGATAACTTCCTAACCACTGAACAGCCTCCTTCCTCTCAGACTCCAGCTAGTGAGCTTTTGGGGATGTGGGGATCAACAGAGTCGGGGGTCCTTCAAGATGATGACAGAACCGAGCTGAGGCATCCCAGTCTATCCACAGAGTCCACCCCACCAGCACCTACCTCAGAAGTTCAGCTGAGTATGAAGTCCAACTCCAGGGTCTTGTCCCTTCCCGAATATGAGTTCAGTTTTGCCCTTTCCTCTTCCAAGGAAGCCTTGGTTTCCAAAGGAACCTATCCAAGCCCGGAGCCTGCGCAAGCAGCCAAGACTCGGAGCCTTCCAGAAGAGGCCAGAAAGGCAATCGGTGCCACCACTTTCCCAAGTTTGGGGGCATCATGGGGTAGAGAGACACAGTCCCATGTGCCCAAGATCTCGAGATCTCTTTCCCCACACAACTCAGAGAGGAACCCTATAGAGAAGACCAAATCCACAACTGCCATCCCAGCTATCAGCTCTTGGCCCATCAGGTCTAGACTTTATTCCAGGGGTCCTAAGAAAGCAGCTTCCACCTCTAAAGATTCATTTCCAATCAAGTCCCTGAATCACATCGGGATCTCTGCTATTCCCCCACCAACCAGGCCCCCAGATCATTCTCCCAGAGTGATTGGGCCCAATCTGGAGTTCTTGGCAactaacaaagaaaatgaaggctaTTCCCAAATGAGGGGACACAGGAGGTTGGCAGGTTCTAGTGATTCCATCCTTCAGCAAGGCATCCCCATAGAGAGGTACAGACTGTTGTCCAGACCAATAACTAGCCCTGGGGTCTTTGAATCAACTAGCACTGACGTGGATGCTTCTTCAGACTTGGGGCTTCTGTCTCTTCCACCAAGAGCTCTTGATGCTGTCAGAGAGAATATATTCTTTGTACGGGAGCCTGTTGAAAAGGTCTCTGCTACACCCTTAGATGAAGATACGCCCAAACCAAGTTCTCCTTCTAGACTTGCTAGCACAGCCTCATCGTTAGACAAGGCTgccttcctcactttctctttgAGCTCCAAGTCCCTTGTGTCATTCCCTCTAAATGCCCCTGAACCTGGAATGCCTGTGGTTACCTGGGCATCCCACGGCAGCACAGCCCACCCCGATGCCCACAGATATGAATGGTCTAGGACCAAGCCTTCCTTGGACCAGCCGCATCCTAAAATGACCTCTCCAAGACAGATATTCCTGGCCAGAACTAAGAGCTCCGGGTCCAGGCGGGTCCTTACAGTCAACCCACAACCCATACCTGGAAGAGAAGGTCTGCTGGATTTCCTTACATCTGGAGTAGTAGGCGGCCCTAGCCTGGAACTGCCCACATCCACACCAATGCTGCAAAAAATCCCCATCTGGAGAAGAAGGGATTCACAGCCGAGATCTGGATTTCTAGTTCACAGACTGCCTCTACACTTCCGACTGAGTCAAATCTCTTATCACCCACTCCTGGCAAATGAGCAATCGGCCCACTTCAAGAGGCTCAAGTGGGAAGTCACATTAACT TTTAGAAGGATGCTCTCCCACATGAATGGATTCCAGGAAATCTCCATCCTTAAGTTCTT CAATGGGTCTGTGTTTGTCCAGAGTGAGGTGGAAGTTGAGGGAGATCCCATCCCCACCAGCTCAGACCTCATCCGCTCCATCGTCAGCATGGTGCGTCAGAAGATGGACACGCACTTCTCGTGGAGGGTCGATCTCTCCTCTCTGTACTCCAATG GTTATGGAATAGAAAACTTGGAACCAGAGAAATTGTCCATTACCTTTATGGTCCCAAGGTTTGGTTCCCAGCTCGATGGGGAGGATTACCAGCACCTTCTAGACAACCTGAAGGACCAG GTGATCCAGGATGTGGGGAAGCTGTATCCTGTGGTGAAATTCTCTGTCCTCCATGTCAG ggAGACTCAAGGTAAACTCTTGGTTGGAAGTGAGGTCTACATCCACAACCAAGCCTGGGCAGATGTCCGCCATGTCTTACAAGCCTTGACTGGTTTGGCCAACCAGTCAGTGGATCTGAGTTCACTCACCGTGGCAG GGTCCCACCTGGATCTGCAGCTCTTACCCATTTCCTTCCATGTCACCAACAGGAAGTTGAAGAAATCTGTGTGGGAGCCCTTGTGCCCAGAGCATCAGACTCTCTTCAGAGAACTGTCCATGGTG GTGAAACGTGCTCTCAGTAGACACAGGAGCCTCCTGCAAGTGATAATGCAGGACTGCTT GAGTGATTACTTTAAGTGTAAGTGTGTGGGGGAGCTTTTGTTCGAGACCCCAAAGCCTACTCCCAAAAGCCTCTTGAAAACCCTGCTGGCATCAGTAGACTCGGGGGGCCATCTAGCTCTTTCGGCATTCCAAGTGGACCCCGGCTCCTTCTGCATTGCAG GAGAAAACCTGGAGTTTCCCCCCAGATCCAAGAACATATCCAGCATTTTTGTGGTTATCACCATACTGTGCCTCCTGAGTTTCTTCACAATTTTCATCCTGATAATCCAG AGTGTAAAGCTCAGGTGTGTAAGAGGTTGTTGGCATCGAGGCACATTTTCACTTCAAGCCTACCAGATGCCTAAGGATCTGTTGGAGTTGAGGAGCCCACTGGAACGCTCTGGTCAACAAGATGAGAAACCAACTATAGGAACTGGTAATCACGACTTTGAAGGCACATCAGAGGAG GATTTtggaagcagcagcagcaaagaGACTATACATTTTCATACCAGAACCTCTTGA